One Ananas comosus cultivar F153 linkage group 1, ASM154086v1, whole genome shotgun sequence DNA window includes the following coding sequences:
- the LOC109712818 gene encoding ADP-ribosylation factor-related protein 1-like, which translates to MFSLFYGLWKYMLSKTEFHVLILGIDKAGKTTLLEKLKSIYSKMEGLPPDRIVPTVGLNIGRIEAANAKLVFWDLGGQVGLRTIWEKYYEEAHAIIYVIDASSPSSFEDAKSALEKVLRHEDLRGAPLLILANKQDLPGSISAEDVARYLDLKELDERLYMFQAVSSYDGTGIKFGIDWLVEVMERSKRTEILRVRAGAAGHV; encoded by the exons ATGTTTTCGTTGTTTTATGGACTCTGGAAGTATATGCTCAGCAAGACAGAGTTTCATGTTCTTATTCTTGGAATTGATAAGGCTGGAAAAACT ACGTTGTTGGAGAAGCTGAAGTCAATATATTCGAAGATGGAAGGGCTCCCACCTGACCGCATTGTTCCCACCGTTGGGCTTAATATTGGCCGCATTGAAGCTGCAAATGCAAAACTTGTATTTTGGGACTTAGGAGGTCAG GTTGGCCTGCGCACAATTTGGGAGAAATATTATGAGGAGGCTCATGCCATAATATATGTTATCGATGCTTCTTCTCCATCATCATTTGAAGATGCAAAGTCTGCACTGG AAAAAGTGCTTCGGCATGAGGATCTGCGGGGGGCACCACTTCTTATATTGGCAAACAAGCAG GATCTACCAGGATCTATCTCAGCTGAAGATGTGGCAAGGTACTTGGATCTTAAGGAGTTGGACGAGAGGTTATACATGTTTCAAGCTGTATCTTCATATGATGG GACGGGGATAAAATTCGGCATCGACTGGTTGGTGGAGGTCATGGAAAGAAGCAAGCGAACAGAAATATTAAGAGTACGGGCAGGTGCAGCGGGACATGTTTAG
- the LOC109708968 gene encoding AT-hook motif nuclear-localized protein 28-like, protein MECYSDEVDSEKSSRELTKNSNNHKRSSGGCCGTAGAVKRPRGRPPGSKNKRKRPVNDIAAEPLLTICTHILEIPAGRDVAVALAAFARGRRLGLCVLAASGPVDGVTLRGAAGAVALRGRFNILSVSAAFLPPPAAGAGGLSVSVAVAGPQGRVVGGVVAGPLVAAGTVVVVAAAFSAAAFHQLPGGSDVSDALLRGGSGGGDRSRIGGNNDDDDEQELGSADAVSLYRGHLPPDFLWAPTATRPTNRPPPY, encoded by the coding sequence ATGGAGTGCTATTCTGACGAAGTCGATAGCGAAAAAAGCAGCAGAGAGCTTACTAAGAATAGTAACAATCACAAGAGATCATCCGGCGGCTGCTGCGGCACAGCAGGAGCGGTAAAGCGGCCGAGGGGCCGTCCCCCGGGATCAAAGAACAAGCGCAAGCGCCCGGTCAACGACATCGCCGCCGAGCCGTTGCTCACAATTTGCACCCATATCCTTGAGATCCCCGCCGGCCGCGACGTCGCCGTGGCGCTCGCCGCATTCGCCCgcggccgccgcctcggcctctGCGTGCTCGCTGCCTCCGGCCCAGTCGACGGCGTCACCCTCCGGGGGGCCGCCGGCGCCGTCGCCCTCCGCGGCCGGTTCAACATCCTCTCCGTCTCCGCCGCCttcctcccgccgccggcagCTGGAGCCGGAGGGTTGTCGGTGTCGGTGGCGGTGGCCGGGCCGCAGGGGAGGGTGGTGGGCGGCGTCGTGGCGGGGCCGCTGGTGGCGGCGGGgacggtggtggtggtggccgCAGCCTTTTCCGCCGCCGCTTTTCACCAGCTTCCTGGGGGATCGGATGTTTCTGATGCACTCCTAcgcggcggcagcggtggcgGCGACAGAAGTAGGATTGGTGGTAACAATGATGACGACGATGAACAAGAGCTAGGATCTGCAGATGCTGTAAGTTTGTACAGGGGACATCTCCCGCCGGATTTCTTATGGGCTCCAACGGCCACCCGGCCAACCAATCGGCCACCACCTTATTGA
- the LOC109708975 gene encoding ADP-ribosylation factor-like protein 1 isoform X2 translates to MMQRRITSSRLSIKDLRGAPLLILANKQDLPGSISAEDVARYLDPKELDERLYMFQAVSAYDGTGIKFGIDWLVEVMERSKRTEILRVRAGAAGHV, encoded by the exons ATGATGCAGAG GCGGATTACATCGTCGCGCTTATCTATTAAGGATCTGCGGGGGGCACCACTTCTTATATTGGCAAACAAGCAG GATCTACCAGGATCTATCTCAGCTGAAGATGTGGCAAGGTACTTGGATCCTAAGGAGTTGGACGAGAGGTTATACATGTTTCAAGCTGTATCTGCATATGATGG GACGGGGATAAAATTCGGCATCGACTGGTTGGTGGAGGTCATGGAAAGAAGCAAGCGAACAGAAATATTAAGAGTACGGGCAGGTGCAGCGGGACATGTTTAG
- the LOC109708975 gene encoding ADP-ribosylation factor-like protein 1 isoform X1, whose translation MLHILIIFTSKSPTMKALFYLTIRRITSSRLSIKDLRGAPLLILANKQDLPGSISAEDVARYLDPKELDERLYMFQAVSAYDGTGIKFGIDWLVEVMERSKRTEILRVRAGAAGHV comes from the exons ATGTTGCATATACTCATCATATTTACCTCCAAGTCTCCAACCATGAAAGCTCTTTTCTATTTAACAATCAGGCGGATTACATCGTCGCGCTTATCTATTAAGGATCTGCGGGGGGCACCACTTCTTATATTGGCAAACAAGCAG GATCTACCAGGATCTATCTCAGCTGAAGATGTGGCAAGGTACTTGGATCCTAAGGAGTTGGACGAGAGGTTATACATGTTTCAAGCTGTATCTGCATATGATGG GACGGGGATAAAATTCGGCATCGACTGGTTGGTGGAGGTCATGGAAAGAAGCAAGCGAACAGAAATATTAAGAGTACGGGCAGGTGCAGCGGGACATGTTTAG